The following are encoded together in the Drosophila takahashii strain IR98-3 E-12201 chromosome X, DtakHiC1v2, whole genome shotgun sequence genome:
- the LOC108054563 gene encoding probable methylthioribulose-1-phosphate dehydratase, with translation MALSIFKDLPAEHPRHLIPSLCRQFYHLGWVTGTGGGMSIKHNDEIYIAPSGVQKERMQPEDLFVQDITGRDLQLPPEIRGLKKSQCTPLFMLAYQHRQAGAVIHTHSQHAVMATLLWPGKTFRCTHLEMIKGVYDEADKRYLRYDEELVVPIIENTPFERDLADSMYAAMMEHPGCSAILVRRHGVYVWGQNWEKAKTMSECYDYLFSIAVEMKKAGIDPEKFESS, from the exons ATGGCCCTCTCAATCTTCAAAGACCTGCCGGCGGAGCATCCCCGCCACCTGATTCCCTCGCTCTGCAGGCAGTTCTACCACCTGGGCTGGGTCACCGGCACAGGAGGCGGCATGAGCATCAAGCACAA CGATGAGATCTACATAGCACCGTCGGGCGTCCAGAAGGAGCGCATGCAGCCGGAGGATCTGTTCGTGCAGGACATAACCGGCAGGGATCTGCAGCTGCCGCCGGAGATCAGGGGCCTGAAGAAGAGCCAGTGCACGCCGCTCTTCATGCTGGCCTACCAGCACCGCCAGGCGGGCGCCGTCATCCACACCCACTCGCAGCACGCCGTCATGGCCACGCTCCTCTGGCCGGGCAAGACCTTCCGCTGCACCCATCTGGAGATGATCAAGGGCGTCTACGACGAGGCGGATAAGCGGTATCTGCGCTACGACGAGGAGCTGGTCGTACCCATCATCGAGAATACACCCTTTGAACGCGACCTGGCCGACAGCATGTACGCCGCCATGATGGAGCATCCCGGCTGCAGTGCCATCCTCGTCCGGCGGCACGGCGTCTACGTTTGGGGACAGAACTGGGAGAAGGCCAAGACCAT GTCGGAATGCTATGACTATCTCTTCTCCATTGCCGTGGAAATGAAAAAGGCCGGAATCGATCCGGAGAAGTTCGAAAGCTCCTAA
- the LOC108054566 gene encoding peroxisomal multifunctional enzyme type 2, with protein MSLQSDAVFQKIIDGLKENEAKAKAVNGVFLYKITKDGKVAKEWTLDCKNAKAYEGPAQGIKVDTTLTVADEDMVDIALGKLNPQAAFMKGKLKIAGNIMLTQKLAPLLKTDAKL; from the exons ATGTCTCTGCAGTCGGACGCCGTTTTCCAGAAGATCATCGATGGACTGAAGGAGAACGAGGCCAAGGCCAAGGCGGTCAACGGAGTGTTCCTGTACAAAATCACCAAGGACGGCAAGGTGGCCAAGGAGTGGA CTCTCGACTGCAAGAACGCCAAGGCCTACGAGGGACCCGCCCAGGGCATCAAGGTGGACACCACCTTGACCGTCGCCGACGAGGACATGGTTGACATCGCCCTGGGCAAGCTGAACCCCCAGGCTGCCTTCATGAAGGGCAAGCTGAAGATCGCCGGCAACATCATGCTCACCCAGAAGTTGGCGCCGCTCCTGAAGACCGACGCCAAGTTGTAA
- the MED20 gene encoding mediator of RNA polymerase II transcription subunit 20 yields MGVTVLQPYPLPEGKSGAHIIDQLSKRLLALGATHAGQFLVDCETFISTPQPHNGAPGRAVHVLHNSEYPASTFSIIDNGTGKQVALVADNIFDLLMLKMTNTFTSKKQTKIESRGARFEYGDFVIKLGSVTMMEHFKGILIEVEYKSCVILAYCWEMIREVLQGFLGIGVGKDFPSYFAPQTIMTAMGQQQLHAKHNDIYEPMDTVKQYLEQFTNYRKHVALLGGMGSGPVGPQVGPPVHMSPGVVGLNRP; encoded by the exons ATGGGTGTGACTGTCCTGCAACCGTACCCCCTGCCCGAGGGCAAGTCGGGGGCGCACATCATCGACCAGCTGAGCAAGCGGCTGCTCGCTCTGGGGGCCACACACGCCGGCCAATTCCTCGTCGACTGCGAGACGTTCATCTCGACGCCGCAGCCGCACAACGGAGCCCCAGGACGCGCGGTCCACGTCCTGCACAACTCGGAGTACCCCGCCTCCACGTTCTCGATCATCGACAACGGCACCGGCAAGCAGGTGGCCCTCGTCGCCGACAACATCTTCGATCTGCTCATGCTCAAGATGACCAACACCTTCACCTCCAAGAAGCAGACGAAGATCGAGTCCCGCGGCGCCCGCTTCGAGTACGGCGACTTCGTCATCAAGCTGGGATCCGTCACCATGATGGAGCACTTCAAG GGCATCCTCATCGAGGTCGAGTACAAGTCGTGCGTGATCCTGGCCTACTGCTGGGAGATGATACGCGAGGTGCTGCAGGGCTTCCTGGGCATCGGCGTGGGCAAGGACTTTCCCTCGTACTTCGCCCCGCAGACGATAATGACGGCGATgggccagcagcagctgcacgCGAAGCACAACGACATCTACGAGCCGATGGACACGGTGAAGCAGTACCTGGAGCAGTTCACCAACTACCGCAAGCACGTGGCCCTGCTCGGCGGGATGGGCAGCGGTCCGGTTGGGCCGCAAGTGGGTCCGCCCGTGCACATGTCGCCCGGGGTGGTGGGCCTGAATCGACCCTGA